A window of Fusobacterium sp. genomic DNA:
ACTGATATGATAGATGCACAGAGAGCATATGAAATAGGGCTTGTAAATAAAATTGTAAAACCTGAAGAACTTATGACAGCAACAGAAGAAATGGCAAGAAAAATAATGTCAAAAGGTATGTTTGGGGTAAGTCTGGCAAAAGCAGCTATCAATAATGGAATGAATATGGATATGGAGTCTGCTTATAAGTATGAAGCTGATATGTTTGGTCTTTGCTTTGCAACTGAAGATCAAAAAGAAGGTATGGAAGCTTTCTTAAATAAAAGAAAAGCTGAATTTAAAAATTTCTAATATAAATAGGGAGATGAAATATATGGGAAAAGTGAAAGTGTTACAGCCATCAGAAGCAGCTGCTTTAGTTAAGGATGGAGTAAATATAGTTACAAGTGGGTTTGTTGGAAGCTGCTGCCCAGAAACTTTAAGTGAAGCGTTGGAAAAAAGATTTTTGGAAACTGGCCATCCAAATAATCTTAATCTATATTATGTTTCTGCTCAAGGAAATAAAGGAGGAAGAGGAGCAGGGCATTTTGCACACAAAGGAATGATAAAAAGAGTTGTTGGCGGTCATTGGAATATGACTCCAGGTCTTGGAGAACTTTCAATGAAGAATGAAATAGAAGCATACAATTTTCCTCAGGGAACTTTATCACAGTTATTTAGAGATATAGCTGGAAAAAGGATAGGGACAATAACTCATGTTGGGTTGAATACATTTGTTGACCCAAGAATTGAAGGGGGAAAATTAAATGAAATAACTACAGAAGATTTAGTTGAGGTTATTAATATAAAGGGACAGGAAAAACTTTTATATAAGGCATTTCCAGTAGATGTATGCTTTCTGAGAGGAACTTATGCAGATGAAAATGGAAATATCAGTATGGATAAAGAGATAGCAACTCTGGAAATGACAGCTATTGCTCAAGCTTGTAAAAATTCTGGAGGAATAGTCATAGTTCAAGTAGAGAAAATAGTTGAAGCTGGTTCTCTTAATCCTAAACTTGTTAAAATACCTAAAATTTATGTAGATGCTGTTGTTGTTTCTAAACCAGAAGAGCATGAACAATGTTTTGGCTGTGAATATGATTCTAGTATGGCTGGTCTTACAAGAGTTCCACTTTCTAGCTTGCCTCCAGTAGAATTGGATGCCAAAAAAATAATTGCTCGTAGAGCAGCAATGGAATTACAAGAAAATTCAGTTGTAAATCTAGGAATAGGGATTCCTGAATTTATTTCCTGTGTTGCAAATGAAGAGGGAATAGGAGATAAGATGACTCTTACAGTTGAAGCAGGAGCAATAGGTGGAGTTCCTCAGGGAGGAATGCGTTTTGGAGGTTCAGTAAACCCTGAGTGTATTCTTGATGAACCTTATCAATTTGATTTTTATGATGGTGGTGGAATAGATCAAGCATTTCTAGGACTTGCTCAGACAGATGAAAATGGAAATATAAATGTAAGTAAATTTTCTGGAAGAGTTGTAGGATGTGGTGGTTTTATAAATATTAGTCAAAATGCTAAAAAAGTATATTTTTGTGGAATCTTCACTACAAAAGGGTTAAAGCAGGAAGTACAAAATGGTAAATTAGTTATTGTTCAAGAGGGAACTTCAAAGAAATTTGTAAAAGAAGTGGAACAGATAACATTCAGCGGAATATATGCAAGAAAAATAAAACAACCTGTGATGTATATAACAGAAAGAGCTGTATTTGAATTGAAGGAAGATGGAGTATATATTACAGAAATTGCTCCAGGAATCAGCTATGAAAAAGATATTCTTCCTCATATGGATTTTGAACCAAAAATACTTCAAGAGGGAATAAAATTAATGGATGAGAGAATATTTAAAGATGAAATAATGGAACTTAAATAAAAGCATAATAACTTATTATAAATCAGGAGGGATAAAATATGTATGATTTAAGATTATCAGAAGAACAGCAAAGAATATGTCAAATGGTTAGAGAATTTTCAGAAAAAGAAGTAGCACCAGGAGCAAAAGAAAGAGATTTAAATGAAGATTTTTTAGGAACAAGAGATATTTTAAAGAAAATGGGAAAATTAGGTCTTATGGGACTTCCATATGCAAAAGAATATGGAGGAGCAGGACTTGGATATGTAGAATATGCACTGGCAGGTTTTGAATTAAATAAAGTAGACGCTTCAGTAGGAATTTCTTACTCTGTACATATTTCATTAGGAAGTGGACCAATATATAATTTTGGAAATGAGGAGCAAAAGAAAAAATATTTACCTAAATTATGTTCAGGAGAATATATAGCAGCATTTGGACTGACTGAACCTTGTGCAGGAAGCGACGCTGGAGCAAGTCAGTGTACAGCAGTATTACAGGGAGACAAATATATATTGAATGGAACTAAATGCTTTACAACAAATGGAGAATTTGCAGATGTTATCATAGTATTTGCAATGACTGATCCATCACAAGGAACAAAAGGAATTTCGGCATTTATAGTTGAGCCTAAAAATTTCCCAGGAATAAAATTTGTAAAGAGAGAAAAGAAAATGGGAATCAGAGCATCAGTTCAAAATGTCATAGAAATGGAAAATTTAGAAGTACCTAAAGAAAACTTATTAGGAAAAGAAGGAAGTGGATTTAAAATTGCTATGGCAACTTTAGATAGTGGAAGAATAGGTGTAGCAGCTCATGCTACTGGAATAGCAAAAGGAGCATATGAATATGCACTGAATTATTCAAAAGAGAGAGTACAGTTTGGAAAACCAATAGCAAAACAACAGGTAATTGCTTTTAAACTGGCAGATATGTATGCTAAGATAGAAGCAGCAGAAGCAGTAACATTGAAAGCAGCATGGGTAAAGGATCAGCATGAATCATACAGCATTCCAGCAGCAGTAGCTAAATTAACAGCAACAAATACTGCAATGGAAGTAACAACAGAAGCAGTTCAAGTACTGGGAGGAACAGGATTTACAATGGATCATCCAGTAGAAAGAATGATGAGAGATTCAAAAATTACTCAAATTTATGAGGGAACAAATGAGATACAGAAACTTGTTATCTCAGGAGGAATTTTAAGATAATTATAGAGAATAAAATATATTAAGGGATGCCACTAGCGTCCCTTATTTTAAAATAAAAACAGGAGATCAGTTATGAAAATATTAGTTTTGATTCGTGAAACTTTTCCTACAGATGAACTTTTAACAGAGAAAAATTTAAAAGAGAAAAGAATATTAAATCCTTATGATGAATATGCATTGTTTCAAGCTAAAAAAATAAAAGAAAAATCTGAGGGAGAGATAGTATGCCTATTTTTATCTCATAGAAAAACCCAGTATGGCTTAAGAACTGCCTTAGGACTTGGAGGAGACAGAGGTATTTTTGTATATTATCCTCAAAAGAATATTGAAGAAATAGCAGAAGCTTTGGCAAGAGAGATAAAAGAAGAAAAATACGACGCTATTTTGATGGGAAACAGAGATGTTAATGATGATAGAGAAGAGCTTCCAAGCAGACTAGGAGTTTTATTAGGACTCCCTATTTACTCTCATTTGCTTTCAATTGATTATCAAGATTTTCATTTTTTAGCTAAAAGGGAGAGAGAAGAAACAATAGATACAATCAAAATTTTAAAGAATGGTATTTTTGCATTCAGCCAAAATGTATATGAACCAGAATATCCTTCAATCAGCAGTATTATGTCAATCAAAGATAAGGCAGTAAGAGATATTTATTATGAAAATATTATTTCCAGAGAAGATGAAAAAATTGTATATCAGGATATTTATAGGAGATTGGAAATTTACAAGAATATAACAGCAGAAAAAGGAACAGAAGAGTTATTAAATTATATGAAAAAATGGAAGTTGATTGACTAAGGAGGGTGTATGAATATATTACTCTATCTTCATGGAAATATAGATTTATCAGAAAAGATTCAAGAATTGATTAATATTGCCTGTTTATGGAAGAGGATAACAAATGGAAGATTATACATAACTATTTCAAAAGAAAAGAAATTATCAATAAAAAATAAACTTGAAGAATGGGAAATTGATAAAATATTTATTTTAGAAGACAGTAAAGAAGATACTTTAAAAAAAACAAGTTCATTCTTTGAGAAAATTTCAAAGATGATAAATATTGACTGTATAGTAATGGGAAATTCAATTTTTGAAAGAGAGTTGGCACCATATATAGCAAGCATATATCAATGGCAATTTGTTCCTAATATTATAGATTTTAAAATTGAAGGAAAGGATATTTTATGGAAAAGATTCCTATATGGAACAAGGGCAATACAAAAATTTACAACAGACAGTAGTTCTATTGTGGTTACAGTATCTTCTAATATATATAAAAAAGATGAGAGAAGAGCTATGGCAAAGCATGTAGAATATGTAAATGTAAGTACAGAAGAAGAAACTGAAATTTTATTTACAGTAGAATCAGTAGAGCAAAAAATACTCCAGAAGCATCCTTTGGAAAATGCTAAGATGGTTATTGGAGTAGGAAAAGGAATTAAAAACAAAGAGAATTTTTTGATGATTGAGGAACTGGCAGATCTTCTGGGAGCAACTATAGGAGTAACCAGATCTGTAGTAGATAATGGCTGGCGACCTGAATATGAAAAAATAGGGCAGACAGGAAAAATTATCAAACCTGAATTGTATCTTGGATTTGGAATATCAGGGGCAATGCAGCATATGGCAGGGGTAAGGCAAGCAAGGCATATTATTATGGTAAATAATAATCCTAATGCAGAATCATTTCGTTCATCAGATTTTGGAATTGTAGCAGATTTATTTGATGTCATTCCTAGAATTATAAAGTTTATAAAAAATAAAAAATCTTTATAAAAAAGTTAAGACCTCTTCTGAAAAAATATGAGGTCTTAATTTATTTTAACTTTTCTTTATATTGAATTTTTTAATTTTTTTATAGAGAACACTTCTGTGGATTCCCATTTTCTCTGCTGTTTCGCTACAGTTCCAATGGTATTTTTTTAAAAATTCTTCTATAAGAAGTTTTTCATAGGAATCTATTTTTTCCTGAAAATCTAGATTTTTATTTTCAATATCAGAGTATCGTTTATTGTACATTTTTGCTGGAAGATCTTCAAGTTCAATTAAAAAATTATCATTTATTGCATAAGCACTTTTTATAACATTGTCTAGTTCTCTGATATTTCCAGGCCATAGATAATTTTTAAGGCAGTTTTTTACTTCCTTTGAAAAACCTTTTACAGTTTTGTATTCAAGATTCAGTTTAGTTAGAAAATAACCTGCAAGTTCCAAGATATCTTCTTTTCTTTCACTTAGAGAAGGCATCTCTATATTTATAACATTTAATCTGTAATATAAATCCTCTCTAAATAATTCTTTTTCAATCATTTCGGGAAGATTTTTTCTTGTAGCTGCAATAATTCTTACATCAATAGGGATAGAATTGACACTTCCAACAGGGTCAATTTCTTTTTCTTGGAGAACTCTTAAAAGTTTTCCTTGCATAGGAAGAGGCATATCTCCAATTTCATCTAAAAATATTGTACCTCCATTGGCAATAAAAAACTTCCCTTTTTTTCCACCTTTTTTTGCTCCTGTGAAAGATCCTTCTTCATATCCAAATAATTCAGATTCTAAAAGAGCTTCTGGGATAGCAGCACAATTTATACTTATCATAGGTTTATCAGCTCTATCACCACTTGTATGAATAGCTCTAGCAAATACTTCTTTTCCTGTTCCAGTTTTACCAGTAATAAGAACAGGAAAGTTTGTTTTAGAAGCTTTTAAACCAATTTTTTTTACAGTAAGAAAAGACTGTGATTTTCCTACTATTTTATCAAAACAATAGTTTTCTTTGGCAGCATTAATGTATTCTTCTTTATAGTATTCAAGTTCAGCATATTCTTTCATTAATTTTTTAGCAACATCAAGAGTTTGAAGTCTGAATTTTATCTGAGCTACTCCAGCTATAACTTCTCCCTCTTCATTTTCAACAAATGAACGGCTTACAATAGCAGACCCTTCTTTTTCAACTCCCAAGATATAAGTTTGGATAACACATTCCTCACAATAGCGTTTTTCCATTACTTCAAGCATTTTACTGTTTGGAATAATATTGAGAATTGATTTCTCAAGAGCTTTTTCCTTAGTTGTACCTAAAAAATTACAATATTTTTCATTGATATGAATAACTTCACCAGCTCTATTTACAACAATAAAGCCATCATCTGTCATAGAAGATACTCTCTCAAAAATATGAAGATGTAGATATTTATTTTTATTTTCCATAGATATCTCCTAACTCTAAAATACTTTTTTATTACATATTACCATAAAAATTATGTATTATAAATAGAAAAATTATAAAGGATATATGTTTAAATAGAATAAGATTAAATTTAAATAAAGAATTCAAAAGAAATTACATAAATTTTTTGATAAATTATAAATTGTATAATTTTAATTTTCTATAAAGAGTAGCAAGGCTTATATCCAATGTTTTAGCTACTTTAACCTTATCTTTAGATGAACGCCCATATTTTAAGAGAAGACTTTCAATAGCTTCTTTTTCCATTTCAGCTAAAGTTTTTGTTCCTTTTATATCAAGAGAATTTGTAAGTTTTGGTGGTAAATGTTTTACAGTTATCATCAAATCTCTTTCTTCTAAAACATTTATTATATATTCAGTTATATTTTTTAGTTCTCTTATATTTCCAGGCCAGCTGTAAGAAAGAAAAATAGACATAACTTCATTTGAAAGTCTCCTTATAGGAATATTGAAAAGATGAGAATACTTAGCAATGAAGAAATTTGTTAAATCTTCTATATCTTTAGGTCTTTCCCTTAAAGCAGGGATGTCTATTGGGAAGACATTTAATCTGTAGTAGAGATCTTCTCTGAATTTACCTTCAGCAACAAGAGATTCTAAATTTTTATTGGTAGCAGCAATAATTCTTATATCTATTTCTTTTATCTTATCAGAACCAACAGGTGAAATAGTTTTCTCTTGAAGCACTCTTAAAAGTTTTACCTGAAGGGACAAAGGCATATCTCCAATTTCATCTAAAAATATAGTTCCCTTATCTGCTTGTTGAAAAAATCCCACTTTTCCTTTTGGGTTTGCTCCTGTAAAAGCTCCCTTTACATATCCGAAGAACTCACTTTCCATAAGAGTATCTGGAATAGCTCCGCAATTGACTGCAATGAGAGGCATATCAGCCCTGTTGCTGTTCATATGAATAGCTTTTGCAGCCACTTCCTTTCCAGTTCCACTTTCTCCTGTAATGAGAACTGTTGATGTTGTTTTGGCAACTTTTCTTATTTTTGAATATACAGCTTCCATTTCCTGAGAATTGAAAATAAATTCTTTTGAAAAATTGTAATTTAATTGTTGAAGATATGTTTTAAATTTTTCAGCTTCTTGAAATATATACAAAGTTCTGAATCTTCCCATATTTTTGGGAAAATAGATTATATCTCCCACAACATCATGTGAAATATTTGCATAAGAAAGAGAAAATTCTTTCTTATCAAGAAAATTTTTTATAGGTGAAACTATAAGCTTATGTTCGTAGTCCGTAAGTTTAAAAAGAGCTATCCCTTTTTCATTAATAAGTTCAATTTTATCATGTTCATTGGTTATAATAATAGAATCAGGAATTCTGTCAACTATATTCATGAGAACTTTATTATTGTTTTCTATCATTATTTTTTCATTGGCTTCATATACTCTGGAACTTATAAATAAAGCTATCTGTTGTAAAAATTTTATGTATGAATCTTTTTTTGAGATGAATTCTTCTTTTTGTTTTTCATTAAAGCATATCAAGCCTATAACCCCAATAGGTTCAGAATTAAACATAATAGGAGTAGATATTTCTAATACTTCTGTACAGGTATATTTTGAAGGGCAGGTCTGGCATATTTCCTCTTCTCTAGGAGAGAGAATGATTTCTGTATTTCCAGTTTTTAAAACATGCTCATAAACATGAGATTCTCCAGTCATATCAAGACCTACTTTTTCTTTCAGTCTTCCAGTACCTGCTATTCTCATAAGGTCTTTACTCATGATTTCCACATCTATATTTATTACCTGAGAAATAGTTTCAGCATACTTTGATATACCATCTTTTATTTTATTTAATAAATCCATATTTCCACTTCCTTTTATTTCATATATGTATTATACAATTTTTTCTCAAAATGAGAAAGAAAAAAATGATGAAAAGAATAAATCAGAAAATATAGGACTTCAGTGAAAATTCTCAAAATGATAGAAATTTCTCAAAATGAGAAATAAAAAATTAATTTATTTCTAAAAAATGAATAAAAATAATTCTAAAAGTTCCTAAATAAAACAAAATTTTTATAAAAAAAATTGGTATACTTTTTGCTTATATATACTGTGAAAATAAAAACAATAGGAGGATAAAAAATTGGAACTACTAAAATGGGTACACAATAAAAAAAGCAGAAATGCTGAATATAAAAAATCTGAACTTTCAGGTTTCAGCTCTGAGGAAATGAAAGAGGTTTATGAATTTCATAAAAGTCTCCCTGATTATCAGGCTACTCCTTTAGTTGATTTAAAAACTCTTGCTTCATACTATGGTGTTAAAAAAGTATGGCTGAAGGATGAATCTAAAAGATTTGGTCTTAATGCTTTCAAAGTCCTTGGAGGTTCATATGCTATTGGTAAATATCTTAGTAAAAAACTTAATAGAGATATGAAAGATCTTCCTTTTAATGTACTTATCTCTGATGAAGTAAAAAAACAGCTTGGAGATGTTACTTTTGTTACTGCTACTGATGGTAACCATGGTAGAGGTGTTGCATGGATGGCTGCAAGACTTAGACAGAAATCTGTTGTATATATGCCTAAAGGTTCAGCTCAAATGAGATTTGATGCTATTGCTAAAGAAGGAGCAGATGTAACTATAACTGATCTTAACTATGATGATGCTGTAAGACTTGCTAACAAAGGTGCGCAGGATCATGGTTGGATAATGGTACAGGATACTGCATGGGATGGATATGAAGAGATACCTCTATGGATAATGCAGGGATATTCAACAATAATAAATGAAGTTATAGAACAACTTGAAGCTGCAAAAGAGGAAAGACCAACTCATGTATTTCTTCAAGCAGGAGTAGGATCATTCGCAGGGGCAGTGCAGGGATATCTGGCACATCTTTATGGAGATGACAGACCAGTTACTGTTATCTGTGAACCTCATGGTGCTAACTGTATATATAAATCTATGGAAGCCAATGATGGAAACCCTCATAATGTATCTGGAGACCTTACTACTATAATGGCAGGACTTGCATGCGGAGAACCAAATACTATCAGCTGGAAAATATTAAGAGATAATGCAGACTTCTCTGTATCATGTGATGACCAGATTGCAGCTAGAGGAATGAGAGTATTATCAAGCCCTATTGGAAATGATGCAAGAGTTATTTCAGGAGAATCAGGAGCTGTAGGGTTGGGACTGTTCACTATACTTTCAGAAAAGAAAGCAGAATATAAAGAACTTATGAAGCAACTTAAAATAGATGAAAATTCAAGAATTCTCTGCATCAGTACTGAAGGAGATACAGATGTAGAGGGATTCAAAAATGTAGTGTGGGATGGAGCTTATCCAAACAAATAAATCTTAACTATACCAATAAAAAATTCAGGAGGAATTTAAATGTTGACTAATGAAAGAAAAGAACAGATAGTAGAAGTGCTTCAAAACCTTATTCAAAGAAGAAGTTATTCAGGAGAAGAAAAAGAAGTAGCAGAATATATTAAAAAATTATGTTTTGAAGTAGGATATGATACTGTACATATAGATAAATATGGGAATGTTATTGGTTCTGTAAAAGGAAAATATGAAGGGCCAAAAGTACTTATGGATGGTCATATAGATACTGTTCCAGTAGATGAGGAAAAATGGACTAAGAAACCTTTTGCTGGTAGTATAGAAGATGGAAAACTTTATGGAAGAGGAACTACTGATATGAAGGGAGCTGTGTGCGCAATGCTTCTAGCTGGAGCATACTTAGCTCAAGATCTTAAGAAAGAGTTTGCTGGAGAAATATTCATTGCTGGTGTAGTTCATGAGGAATGTTTTGAAGGAGTTGCAGCAAGAGAAATCAGCAAATATGTAAAACCTGATTATGTAATAATAGGAGAAGCTTCTCAGCTTAATCTTAAAATAGGACAAAGAGGAAGAGGGGAAATAGTAGTAGAAACTTTTGGTAAACCAGCTCACTCAGCTAACCCAGAAAAGGGAATAAATGCAGTATATAAAATGATGAAGATAATTGAAAATATTCAAAAACTTCCAATGACTCATCATGATACATTGGGATATGGAATACTTGAATTAACAGATGTGAAATCATCTCCATATCCAGGAGCATCAGTAGTACCTGACTACTGTAGAGCTACTTATGACAGAAGACTTTTAGTAGGAGAAACTACTGAAAGTGTACTTGCACCTATTCAAAAACTACTGGATGAAATGATGAAAGAAGATGATACTCTGACAGTGAAAGTATCATATGCAAAAGGAGTGGAAAAATGCTGGACAGGAACAACAATAGAGGGAGAAAGATTCTTCCCAGGATGGCTGTTT
This region includes:
- a CDS encoding sigma-54 interaction domain-containing protein; this encodes MENKNKYLHLHIFERVSSMTDDGFIVVNRAGEVIHINEKYCNFLGTTKEKALEKSILNIIPNSKMLEVMEKRYCEECVIQTYILGVEKEGSAIVSRSFVENEEGEVIAGVAQIKFRLQTLDVAKKLMKEYAELEYYKEEYINAAKENYCFDKIVGKSQSFLTVKKIGLKASKTNFPVLITGKTGTGKEVFARAIHTSGDRADKPMISINCAAIPEALLESELFGYEEGSFTGAKKGGKKGKFFIANGGTIFLDEIGDMPLPMQGKLLRVLQEKEIDPVGSVNSIPIDVRIIAATRKNLPEMIEKELFREDLYYRLNVINIEMPSLSERKEDILELAGYFLTKLNLEYKTVKGFSKEVKNCLKNYLWPGNIRELDNVIKSAYAINDNFLIELEDLPAKMYNKRYSDIENKNLDFQEKIDSYEKLLIEEFLKKYHWNCSETAEKMGIHRSVLYKKIKKFNIKKS
- a CDS encoding YgeY family selenium metabolism-linked hydrolase, producing MLTNERKEQIVEVLQNLIQRRSYSGEEKEVAEYIKKLCFEVGYDTVHIDKYGNVIGSVKGKYEGPKVLMDGHIDTVPVDEEKWTKKPFAGSIEDGKLYGRGTTDMKGAVCAMLLAGAYLAQDLKKEFAGEIFIAGVVHEECFEGVAAREISKYVKPDYVIIGEASQLNLKIGQRGRGEIVVETFGKPAHSANPEKGINAVYKMMKIIENIQKLPMTHHDTLGYGILELTDVKSSPYPGASVVPDYCRATYDRRLLVGETTESVLAPIQKLLDEMMKEDDTLTVKVSYAKGVEKCWTGTTIEGERFFPGWLFEEKDEYVQKALKALKEIGQTPTITHYNFCTNGSHYAGEAGIKTIGYGPSRENLAHTIDEYIELDSLYNVTEGYYAILKAYLEK
- a CDS encoding acyl CoA:acetate/3-ketoacid CoA transferase; translation: MGKVKVLQPSEAAALVKDGVNIVTSGFVGSCCPETLSEALEKRFLETGHPNNLNLYYVSAQGNKGGRGAGHFAHKGMIKRVVGGHWNMTPGLGELSMKNEIEAYNFPQGTLSQLFRDIAGKRIGTITHVGLNTFVDPRIEGGKLNEITTEDLVEVINIKGQEKLLYKAFPVDVCFLRGTYADENGNISMDKEIATLEMTAIAQACKNSGGIVIVQVEKIVEAGSLNPKLVKIPKIYVDAVVVSKPEEHEQCFGCEYDSSMAGLTRVPLSSLPPVELDAKKIIARRAAMELQENSVVNLGIGIPEFISCVANEEGIGDKMTLTVEAGAIGGVPQGGMRFGGSVNPECILDEPYQFDFYDGGGIDQAFLGLAQTDENGNINVSKFSGRVVGCGGFINISQNAKKVYFCGIFTTKGLKQEVQNGKLVIVQEGTSKKFVKEVEQITFSGIYARKIKQPVMYITERAVFELKEDGVYITEIAPGISYEKDILPHMDFEPKILQEGIKLMDERIFKDEIMELK
- a CDS encoding sigma-54 interaction domain-containing protein — protein: MDLLNKIKDGISKYAETISQVINIDVEIMSKDLMRIAGTGRLKEKVGLDMTGESHVYEHVLKTGNTEIILSPREEEICQTCPSKYTCTEVLEISTPIMFNSEPIGVIGLICFNEKQKEEFISKKDSYIKFLQQIALFISSRVYEANEKIMIENNNKVLMNIVDRIPDSIIITNEHDKIELINEKGIALFKLTDYEHKLIVSPIKNFLDKKEFSLSYANISHDVVGDIIYFPKNMGRFRTLYIFQEAEKFKTYLQQLNYNFSKEFIFNSQEMEAVYSKIRKVAKTTSTVLITGESGTGKEVAAKAIHMNSNRADMPLIAVNCGAIPDTLMESEFFGYVKGAFTGANPKGKVGFFQQADKGTIFLDEIGDMPLSLQVKLLRVLQEKTISPVGSDKIKEIDIRIIAATNKNLESLVAEGKFREDLYYRLNVFPIDIPALRERPKDIEDLTNFFIAKYSHLFNIPIRRLSNEVMSIFLSYSWPGNIRELKNITEYIINVLEERDLMITVKHLPPKLTNSLDIKGTKTLAEMEKEAIESLLLKYGRSSKDKVKVAKTLDISLATLYRKLKLYNL
- a CDS encoding electron transfer flavoprotein subunit alpha/FixB family protein produces the protein MNILLYLHGNIDLSEKIQELINIACLWKRITNGRLYITISKEKKLSIKNKLEEWEIDKIFILEDSKEDTLKKTSSFFEKISKMINIDCIVMGNSIFERELAPYIASIYQWQFVPNIIDFKIEGKDILWKRFLYGTRAIQKFTTDSSSIVVTVSSNIYKKDERRAMAKHVEYVNVSTEEETEILFTVESVEQKILQKHPLENAKMVIGVGKGIKNKENFLMIEELADLLGATIGVTRSVVDNGWRPEYEKIGQTGKIIKPELYLGFGISGAMQHMAGVRQARHIIMVNNNPNAESFRSSDFGIVADLFDVIPRIIKFIKNKKSL
- the dpaL gene encoding diaminopropionate ammonia-lyase; amino-acid sequence: MELLKWVHNKKSRNAEYKKSELSGFSSEEMKEVYEFHKSLPDYQATPLVDLKTLASYYGVKKVWLKDESKRFGLNAFKVLGGSYAIGKYLSKKLNRDMKDLPFNVLISDEVKKQLGDVTFVTATDGNHGRGVAWMAARLRQKSVVYMPKGSAQMRFDAIAKEGADVTITDLNYDDAVRLANKGAQDHGWIMVQDTAWDGYEEIPLWIMQGYSTIINEVIEQLEAAKEERPTHVFLQAGVGSFAGAVQGYLAHLYGDDRPVTVICEPHGANCIYKSMEANDGNPHNVSGDLTTIMAGLACGEPNTISWKILRDNADFSVSCDDQIAARGMRVLSSPIGNDARVISGESGAVGLGLFTILSEKKAEYKELMKQLKIDENSRILCISTEGDTDVEGFKNVVWDGAYPNK
- a CDS encoding acyl-CoA dehydrogenase family protein; this encodes MYDLRLSEEQQRICQMVREFSEKEVAPGAKERDLNEDFLGTRDILKKMGKLGLMGLPYAKEYGGAGLGYVEYALAGFELNKVDASVGISYSVHISLGSGPIYNFGNEEQKKKYLPKLCSGEYIAAFGLTEPCAGSDAGASQCTAVLQGDKYILNGTKCFTTNGEFADVIIVFAMTDPSQGTKGISAFIVEPKNFPGIKFVKREKKMGIRASVQNVIEMENLEVPKENLLGKEGSGFKIAMATLDSGRIGVAAHATGIAKGAYEYALNYSKERVQFGKPIAKQQVIAFKLADMYAKIEAAEAVTLKAAWVKDQHESYSIPAAVAKLTATNTAMEVTTEAVQVLGGTGFTMDHPVERMMRDSKITQIYEGTNEIQKLVISGGILR
- a CDS encoding electron transfer flavoprotein is translated as MKILVLIRETFPTDELLTEKNLKEKRILNPYDEYALFQAKKIKEKSEGEIVCLFLSHRKTQYGLRTALGLGGDRGIFVYYPQKNIEEIAEALAREIKEEKYDAILMGNRDVNDDREELPSRLGVLLGLPIYSHLLSIDYQDFHFLAKREREETIDTIKILKNGIFAFSQNVYEPEYPSISSIMSIKDKAVRDIYYENIISREDEKIVYQDIYRRLEIYKNITAEKGTEELLNYMKKWKLID